From Microplitis mediator isolate UGA2020A chromosome 11, iyMicMedi2.1, whole genome shotgun sequence, one genomic window encodes:
- the LOC130677741 gene encoding uncharacterized protein LOC130677741, with protein sequence MENKKAIIAYEIHKPARRNYQRRHVDIQGLDETWQADLVEMIPYATSNKGYKYLLTVIYIFSKYAWAVPIKNKSGSDITSAMKSVFQQGRVPENLHVDQGKEFYNKEFQERMKHLVHKYNTRKHRTIQLEPIDVTAKNEKQIFEKIYKPLQAQQQAQKK encoded by the exons ATGGAGAACAAAAAAGCAATAATAGCGTATGAGATCCACAAACCAGCACGTAGAAATTACCAACGTCGTCATGTTGACATTCAAGGACTTGATGAGACTTGGCAAGCTGATTTAGTTGAAATGATACCCTACGCAACATCAAATAAAGGATATAAGTATCTGCTGactgtcatatatatattttcaaagtaTGCCTGGGCTGttccaattaaaaataaaagtggtAGTGATATCACTAGTGCAATGAAATCTGTATTTCAGCAAGGACGTGTTCCTGAAAATCTGCATGTTGATCAAggaaaagaattttataataaagaatttCAAGAACGTATGAAAC ATTTggtacataaatataatactAGAAAACATCGTACTATTCAACTGGAACCTATTGATGTAACTGCTAAAAATGAGAagcagatatttgaaaaaatatacaaacctCTTCAAGCCCAACAGCAAGCACaaaagaaataa